Proteins found in one Orcinus orca chromosome 11, mOrcOrc1.1, whole genome shotgun sequence genomic segment:
- the BAZ2A gene encoding bromodomain adjacent to zinc finger domain protein 2A isoform X3 — MEANDHFNFTGLPPAPAASGLKPSPSSGEGLYTNGSPMNFPQQGKSLNGDVNVNGLSTVSHTTTSGILNSAPHSSSTSHLHHPNVAYDCLWNYSQYPPANPGSNLKDPPLLSQFSGGQYPLNGILGGSRQPSSPSHNTNLRAGSQEFWANGTQSPMGLNFDSQELYDSFPDQNFEEVGSGIHPDEAAEKELTSVVAENGTGLVGSLELEEEQPELKMCGYNGSVPSVESLHQEVSVLVPDPTVSCLDDPSHLPDQLEDTPILSEVSLEPFNTLAPEPVTGGLYGIDDTELMGAEDKLPLEDSPVISALDCPSLNNATAFSLLADDSQTSASIFASPTSPPVLGESVLQDTSFDLNNGSDAEQEEMETQASDFPPSLTQPAPDQSSTLQLRTAASPAVSPTASPAVSLAVSPAASPEISPEVSPAASPEISPAISPAAFPTVSPTSSAALPPVSSEVSLTASPVTSPKASPAPSPAAVFPAASPADKNVSSFLETTADLEEITGEGVTPSGSGDVLRRRIATPEEVRLPLQHGWRREVRIKKGSHRWQGETWYYGPCGKRMKQFPEVIKYLSRNVVHNVRREHFSFSPRMPVGDFFEERDTPEGLQWVQLSAEEIPSRIQAITGKRGRPRNTEKAKTKDVPKVKRGRGRPPKVKITELLNKTDNRLLKKLEAQETLNEEDKAKMSKIKKKMKQKVQRGECQTTNQGQAKSKRKQETKSLKQKEAKKKSKAEKEKVKTKQEKLKEKVKREKKEKVKMKEKEEVAKAKPACKADKALATQRRFEERQRQQMILEEMKKPTEDMCLTDHQPLPDFSRIPGLILPSGAFSDCLTIVEFLHSFGKVLGFDPAKDVPSLGVLQEGLLCQGDSLGEVQDLLVRLLKAALYDPGLPSYCQSLKILGEKVSEIPLTRDNVSEILRCFLMAYGVEPALCDSLRTQPFQAQPPQQKAAVLAFLVHELNGSTLIINEIDKTLESMSSYRKNKWIVEGRLRRLKTALAKRTGRPEVELQGPEEGLGRRRSSRIMEETSGMEEEEEEETTAAVHGRRGRRDGEVDVIASSIPELERQIEKLSKRQLFFRKKLLHSSQMLRAVSLGQDRYRRNYWVLPYLTGIFVEGTEGSLVPEDVIKQETDSLKVATHSTPSPASFSLKRELAGSSTSASSPARARGRPRKTKPGSVQPRHLKSPVKSQGSEQLQVQLQPETQPHPQLQAHAQPQPQLQSHPHSHNGFLEPEGSPLSLGQSQHDLSQSAFLSWLSQTQSHGSLLSSSVLTPDSSPGKLDPMPSRPPEEPEPDEREASPDSQAPWFNFSAQMPCSAAPTPPPAVSEDQPTPSPQLPASSKPVSRPSAANPYSPVQLSSTPLLGVAPKRRGGDPRETPQSPTGMGQPKRRGRPPSKFFKQMEQRYLTQLTAQPVPPEMRSGWWWIRDPETLDAMLKALHPRGIREKALHKHLNKHRDFLQEVCLRPSTDPIFEPSQLLAFQEGIMSWSPKEKTYETDLAVLQWVEELEERVILSDLQIRGWTRPSPDSTREDLAYCEHLPDSQEDITWRGRGKEGLAPQRKTTNPLDLAVMRLAALEQNVERRYLREPLWPAHEVVLEKALIGTPSSAPQCATTEISYEITPRIRAWRQTLERCWSAAQVCLCLGQLERSIAWEKSVNKVTCLVCRKGDNDEFLLLCDGCDRGCHIYCLRPKMEAVPEGDWFCAVCLAQQVEGELTQRPGFPKRGQKRKSSYVLNFPEGDSCRRRLLSRGRESPAVPRCSEGGQSPSKRRRLSMRNHHSDLTFCEIILMEMESHDAAWPFLEPVNPRLVSGYRRIIKNPMDFSTMRERLLRGGYTSSEEFAADALLVFDNCQTFNEDDSEVGKAGHIMRRFFESRWEEFYQGKQANL; from the exons atggaggCAAACGACCATTTTAACTTTACTGGCCTTCCCCCTGCACCTGCTGCCTCAGGACTGAAACCCTCTCCCTCCTCAGGGGAGGGGCTCTACACTAACGGGTCTCCCATGAACTTCCCCCAGCAAGGGAAAA GTTTGAATGGGGATGTGAATGTTAATGGCTTATCTACTGTATCTCACACTACTACTTCAGGGATTTTGAACTCTGCTCCCCACTCCTCCAGCACCTCACACCTCCATCACCCCAACGTGGCCTATGACTGTCTCTGGAACTACTCACAGTACCCACCTGCCAATCCTGGCAGCAACCTCAAGGACCCACCCCTTCTCTCCCAGTTCTCGGGGGGACAATACCCACTCAACGGCATCCTTGGGGGCAGCCGGCAACCTTCATCCCCAAGTCACAACACTAACCTTCGGGCTGGGAGCCAAGAGTTCTGGGCCAACGGTACCCAGAGTCCCATGGGGCTTAACTTCGATTCACAGGAACTATATGATTCCTTTCCTGACCAGAATTTTGAG GAGGTAGGCAGTGGTATCCATCCTGATGAGGCAGCAGAAAAGGAGCTGACTTCAGTTGTGGCGGAGAATGGCACTGGCTTGGTAGGCAGCCTGGAGCTGGAAGAGGAGCAGCCAG AACTAAAGATGTGTGGTTACAACGGCTCTGTCCCTTCTGTGGAATCATTACACCAAGAGGTCTCAGTCTTGGTCCCTGATCCCACAGTGAGCTGCTTAGATGATCCTTCACATCTTCCTGATCAACTGGAAGACACTCCAATCCTCAGTGAAGTCTCTCTGGAGCCCTTCAACACTTTGGCACCGG AGCCAGTGACTGGAGGACTCTATGGTATAGATGACACGGAGCTGATGGGTGCAGAGGACAAGCTGCCTCTTGAGGACAGCCCTGTGATCTCTGCCCTCGATTGTCCTTCCCTCAATAATGCCACTGCCTTCAGTCTCCTGGCAGATGACAGTCAAACTTCAGCCTCTATATTTGCCAGCCCCACCTCTCCCCCTGTCCTTGGGGAGTCTGTTCTGCAAG ATACTAGCTTTGACCTGAATAATGGCAGTGATGCAGAACAGGAAGAGATGGAGACTCAGGCTTCAGACTTCCCACCATCTCTGACCCAGCCAGCCCCTGACCAGTCATCCACTCTTCAGCTCCGTACAGCAGCCTCGCCAGCGGTCTCACCAACAGCCTCGCCAGCAGTCTCCCTGGCGGTTTCTCCAGCAGCCTCCCCGGAAATCTCTCCAGAAGTCTCTCCAGCAGCCTCCCCAGAAATTTCCCCAGCCATCTCCCCGGCAGCCTTCCCAACAGTCTCTCCAACTTCCTCAGCAGCCCTCCCACCCGTCTCCTCAGAAGTCTCCTTGACGGCCTCCCCAGTGACCTCCCCAAAAGCCTCCCCCGCACCTTCCCCAGCAGCTgtcttcccagcagcctccccAGCAGATAAGAATGTCAGCAGCTTCCTTGAGACAACTGCTGACCTggaagagatcactggagaaggAGTCACTCCCTCTGGTAGTG GTGATGTCCTGAGGAGACGTATTGCTACCCCAGAAGAAGTCCGTCTTCCCCTCCAACATGG GTGGCGGAGAGAGGTGCGCATCAAGAAGGGCAGCCACCGATGGCAGGGGGAGACCTGGTATTATGGCCCCTGTGGGAAGAGGATGAAACAGTTCCCAGAAGTGATCAAG TACCTGAGCCGCAATGTGGTACACAACGTCCGCCGTGAGCACTTCAGCTTCAGTCCCCGTATGCCTGTTGGTGATTTCTTTGAAGAGAGAGACACACCAGAG GGCTTGCAGTGGGTACAGCTCTCAGCAGAGGAGATCCCATCCAGGATTCAGGCAATTACTGGGAAACGGGGCCGACCTCGAAACACTGAGAAGGCCAAGACCAAGGATGTCCCCAAGGTGAAACGGGGCCGAGGTCGGCCACCCAAGGTCAAAATCACTGAGCTGTTGAATAAGACAGACAACCGCCTCCTAAAGAAACTGGAGGCCCAAG AAACACTGAATGAGGAAGATAAAGCAAAGATGAGTAAAATCAAGAAGAAGATGAAGCAGAAGGTACAACGGGGAGAGTGTCAGACTACTAACCAAGGGCAG GCCAAGAGCAAGAGGAAACAAGAGACCAAGAGCTTAAAGCAGAAGGAAGCCAAGAAGAAATCGAAG GCTGAGaaggagaaagtaaaaacaaagcaggaaaaactgaaggaaaaagtcaagagggagaagaaggagaaggtaaaaatgaaggaaaaggaggaggtggcCAAAGCCAAGCCAGCCTGTAAAGCAGATAAAGCGCTGGCCACACAGAGGCGCTTTGAGGAGCGACAGAGGCAGCAGATGATCTTGGAGGAGATGAAGAAGCCCACAGAGGACATGTGTCTGACTGACCACCAG CCCCTGCCTGACTTCTCACGCATCCCTGGTCTGATCCTGCCTAGTGGGGCCTTCTCAGACTGCTTGACCATTGTGGAGTTCCTGCACAGCTTCGGCAAGGTGCTGGGCTTTGACCCTGCCAAAGATGTACCTAGCCTGGGGGTCCTGCAGGAGGGACTCCTGTGTCAAGGCGACAGCTTGGGCGAGGTGCAAGATCTGCTGGTGCGGCTCCTGAAAGCTGCGCTCTATGATCCTGGCTTGCCTTCCTACTGTCAG TCCTTAAAGATCTTGGGGGAGAAGGTGTCCGAGATCCCACTAACAAGAGACAATGTGTCTGAGATCCTGCGCTGCTTCCTCATGGCGTATGGAGTGGAGCCAGCCCTCTGCGACAGCCTGCGCACCCAGCCTTTTCAAGCCCAGCCGCCCCAGCAGAAGGCTGCTGTCCTGGCCTTCCTTGTGCATGAGCTCAATGGCTCCACCCTCATCATCAa TGAGATTGACAAGACTCTGGAGAGTATGTCCAGCTACAGGAAAAACAAGTGGATTGTTGAAGGCCGGCTCCGGAG ATTGAAAACTGCTTTGGCCAAGCGAACTGGGCGACCTGAGGTAGAGCTGCAGGGGCCGGAGGAAGGCCTGGGGCGGAGGCGCAGTTCTCGGATCATGGAGGAGACCAGTGgcatggaagaggaagaagaggaggagactaCAGCTGCTGTCCATGGCCGTAGGGGTCGAAGAGATGGAGAG gttgaTGTCATAGCATCTAGCATCCCAGAGCTAGAGCGCCAGATAGAAAAACTCAGCAAG CGTCAGCTCTTCTTTCGCAAAAAGCTGCTTCACTCATCCCAGATGCTTCGGGCAGTCTCCTTGGGTCAGGACCGCTACAGACGCAACTACTGGGTGTTGCCCTATTTGACTGGTATCTTTGTGGAAGGAACAGAGGGGAGCTTAG tTCCTGAGGATGTGATAAAGCAGGAAACTGACTCCTTAAAAGTGGCAACCCATTCAAcacccagcccagcctccttCTCTCTGAAGAGGGAGTTAGCTGGCTCCAGCACCTCTGCCAGTTCTCCTGCCCGGGCCCGAGGCCGACCTCGGAAAACTAAGCCTGGGTCTGTGCAACCTAGGCACTTGAAATCTCCTGTCAAGAGTCAAGGTTCAGAACAGCTGCAGGTCCAGCTTCAGCCCGAGACTCAGCCCCATCCTCAGCTTCAGGCTcatgcccagccccagccccagcttcaGTCCCATCCTCACTCCCATAATGGGTTCCTAGAGCCAGAGGGCTCCCCTTTGTCTCTGGGTCAGAGCCAGCACGACCTCAGCCAGTCAGCCTTCCTGTCTTGGCTGAGCCAGACTCAGAGCCATGGCTCCCTGCTCAGTAGCTCAGTCCTCACACCTGATAGCAGCCCCGGAAAACTGGACCCAATGCCATCACGGCCCCCGGAGGAGCCAGAACCTGACGAGAGAGAAGCCAGCCCCGATTCTCAAGCTCCCTGGTTTAACTTCTCAGCCCAGATGCCCTGCAGTGCTGCCCCTACACCACCCCCTGCAGTTTCTGAGGACCAGCCCACTCCTTCCCCTCAGCTACCTGCCTCCTCCAAGCCA GTGAGTAGACCCAGTGCTGCCAACCCCTATTCTCCAGTGCAGCTCTCTTCCACCCCCTTGCTGGGCGTGGCTCCTAAAAGGCGAGGAGGAGACCCTAGAGAAACACCACAGAGCCCCACAGGGATGGGACAGCCAAAACGGAGAGGGAGACCTCCCAGTAAGTTCTTCAAACAGATGGAGCAGCGTTACCTAACGCAGCTGACAGCCCAGCCCGTCCCCCCTG AGATGCGCTCGGGCTGGTGGTGGATCCGAGATCCTGAGACGTTGGATGCCATGCTCAAGGCCCTGCACCCCCGAGGCATCCGAGAGAAGGCACTTCACAAACACCTAAACAAGCACAGGGACTTCTTACAGGAAGTCTGCCTACGGCCCTCAACTG ACCCTATCTTTGAGCCTAGTCAGCTACTTGCCTTTCAAGAAGGGATCATGAGCTGGTCCCCCAAAGAGAAGACATATGAGACAGACTTGGCCGTGCTTCAGTGGGTAGAGGAGCTGGAAGAGCGGGTTATCCTGTCTGATCTGCAGATTCGG GGCTGGACACGTCCCAGCCCAGACTCTACTCGTGAAGACTTGGCCTACTGTGAGCATCTACCTGACTCCCAGGAGGATATCACCTGGCGGGGTCGAGGCAAGGAAGGACTGGCACCCCAGCGTAAAACTACCAACCCCCTGGACCTGGCAGTGATGCGACTTGCTGCCCTGGAGCAGAATGTGGAGCGGCGGTACCTGCGGGAGCCCCTATGGCCAGCTCATGAGGTTGTGCTGGAGAAGGCCCTGATCGGCACGCCCAGTAGTGCCCCACAGTGTGCCACTACAGAGAT ATCATATGAGATCACCCCTCGCATTAGAGCCTGGCGCCAAACGCTAGAGCGGTGCTGGAGCGCGGCCCAGGTCTGCTTGTGCCTGGGCCAGCTGGAGAGGTCCATTGCCTGGGAGAAGTCTGTCAACAAAGTG ACCTGTCTAGTCTGCCGGAAGGGTGACAACGATGAGTTTCTTCTACTTTGTGATGGGTGTGACCGTGGCTGCCATATTTACTGCCTTCGGCCCAAGATGGAGGCTGTCCCAGAAGGAGACTGGTTCTGTGCTGTCTGTTTGGCCCAG CAGGTAGAGGGAGAATTGACTCAGAGGCCAGGTTTCCCAAAACGAGGCCAGAAG
- the BAZ2A gene encoding bromodomain adjacent to zinc finger domain protein 2A isoform X1: MEANDHFNFTGLPPAPAASGLKPSPSSGEGLYTNGSPMNFPQQGKSLNGDVNVNGLSTVSHTTTSGILNSAPHSSSTSHLHHPNVAYDCLWNYSQYPPANPGSNLKDPPLLSQFSGGQYPLNGILGGSRQPSSPSHNTNLRAGSQEFWANGTQSPMGLNFDSQELYDSFPDQNFEVMPNGPPSFFTSPQTSPMLGSSIQTFAPSQEVGSGIHPDEAAEKELTSVVAENGTGLVGSLELEEEQPELKMCGYNGSVPSVESLHQEVSVLVPDPTVSCLDDPSHLPDQLEDTPILSEVSLEPFNTLAPEPVTGGLYGIDDTELMGAEDKLPLEDSPVISALDCPSLNNATAFSLLADDSQTSASIFASPTSPPVLGESVLQDTSFDLNNGSDAEQEEMETQASDFPPSLTQPAPDQSSTLQLRTAASPAVSPTASPAVSLAVSPAASPEISPEVSPAASPEISPAISPAAFPTVSPTSSAALPPVSSEVSLTASPVTSPKASPAPSPAAVFPAASPADKNVSSFLETTADLEEITGEGVTPSGSGDVLRRRIATPEEVRLPLQHGWRREVRIKKGSHRWQGETWYYGPCGKRMKQFPEVIKYLSRNVVHNVRREHFSFSPRMPVGDFFEERDTPEGLQWVQLSAEEIPSRIQAITGKRGRPRNTEKAKTKDVPKVKRGRGRPPKVKITELLNKTDNRLLKKLEAQETLNEEDKAKMSKIKKKMKQKVQRGECQTTNQGQAKSKRKQETKSLKQKEAKKKSKAEKEKVKTKQEKLKEKVKREKKEKVKMKEKEEVAKAKPACKADKALATQRRFEERQRQQMILEEMKKPTEDMCLTDHQPLPDFSRIPGLILPSGAFSDCLTIVEFLHSFGKVLGFDPAKDVPSLGVLQEGLLCQGDSLGEVQDLLVRLLKAALYDPGLPSYCQSLKILGEKVSEIPLTRDNVSEILRCFLMAYGVEPALCDSLRTQPFQAQPPQQKAAVLAFLVHELNGSTLIINEIDKTLESMSSYRKNKWIVEGRLRRLKTALAKRTGRPEVELQGPEEGLGRRRSSRIMEETSGMEEEEEEETTAAVHGRRGRRDGEVDVIASSIPELERQIEKLSKRQLFFRKKLLHSSQMLRAVSLGQDRYRRNYWVLPYLTGIFVEGTEGSLVPEDVIKQETDSLKVATHSTPSPASFSLKRELAGSSTSASSPARARGRPRKTKPGSVQPRHLKSPVKSQGSEQLQVQLQPETQPHPQLQAHAQPQPQLQSHPHSHNGFLEPEGSPLSLGQSQHDLSQSAFLSWLSQTQSHGSLLSSSVLTPDSSPGKLDPMPSRPPEEPEPDEREASPDSQAPWFNFSAQMPCSAAPTPPPAVSEDQPTPSPQLPASSKPVSRPSAANPYSPVQLSSTPLLGVAPKRRGGDPRETPQSPTGMGQPKRRGRPPSKFFKQMEQRYLTQLTAQPVPPEMRSGWWWIRDPETLDAMLKALHPRGIREKALHKHLNKHRDFLQEVCLRPSTDPIFEPSQLLAFQEGIMSWSPKEKTYETDLAVLQWVEELEERVILSDLQIRGWTRPSPDSTREDLAYCEHLPDSQEDITWRGRGKEGLAPQRKTTNPLDLAVMRLAALEQNVERRYLREPLWPAHEVVLEKALIGTPSSAPQCATTEISYEITPRIRAWRQTLERCWSAAQVCLCLGQLERSIAWEKSVNKVTCLVCRKGDNDEFLLLCDGCDRGCHIYCLRPKMEAVPEGDWFCAVCLAQQVEGELTQRPGFPKRGQKRKSSYVLNFPEGDSCRRRLLSRGRESPAVPRCSEGGQSPSKRRRLSMRNHHSDLTFCEIILMEMESHDAAWPFLEPVNPRLVSGYRRIIKNPMDFSTMRERLLRGGYTSSEEFAADALLVFDNCQTFNEDDSEVGKAGHIMRRFFESRWEEFYQGKQANL, translated from the exons atggaggCAAACGACCATTTTAACTTTACTGGCCTTCCCCCTGCACCTGCTGCCTCAGGACTGAAACCCTCTCCCTCCTCAGGGGAGGGGCTCTACACTAACGGGTCTCCCATGAACTTCCCCCAGCAAGGGAAAA GTTTGAATGGGGATGTGAATGTTAATGGCTTATCTACTGTATCTCACACTACTACTTCAGGGATTTTGAACTCTGCTCCCCACTCCTCCAGCACCTCACACCTCCATCACCCCAACGTGGCCTATGACTGTCTCTGGAACTACTCACAGTACCCACCTGCCAATCCTGGCAGCAACCTCAAGGACCCACCCCTTCTCTCCCAGTTCTCGGGGGGACAATACCCACTCAACGGCATCCTTGGGGGCAGCCGGCAACCTTCATCCCCAAGTCACAACACTAACCTTCGGGCTGGGAGCCAAGAGTTCTGGGCCAACGGTACCCAGAGTCCCATGGGGCTTAACTTCGATTCACAGGAACTATATGATTCCTTTCCTGACCAGAATTTTGAGGTGATGCCCAATGGACCCCCTAGTTTTTTCACCTCCCCACAGACTTCTCCTATGTTGGGATCCAGCATCCAGACCTTTGCACCCTCCCAGGAGGTAGGCAGTGGTATCCATCCTGATGAGGCAGCAGAAAAGGAGCTGACTTCAGTTGTGGCGGAGAATGGCACTGGCTTGGTAGGCAGCCTGGAGCTGGAAGAGGAGCAGCCAG AACTAAAGATGTGTGGTTACAACGGCTCTGTCCCTTCTGTGGAATCATTACACCAAGAGGTCTCAGTCTTGGTCCCTGATCCCACAGTGAGCTGCTTAGATGATCCTTCACATCTTCCTGATCAACTGGAAGACACTCCAATCCTCAGTGAAGTCTCTCTGGAGCCCTTCAACACTTTGGCACCGG AGCCAGTGACTGGAGGACTCTATGGTATAGATGACACGGAGCTGATGGGTGCAGAGGACAAGCTGCCTCTTGAGGACAGCCCTGTGATCTCTGCCCTCGATTGTCCTTCCCTCAATAATGCCACTGCCTTCAGTCTCCTGGCAGATGACAGTCAAACTTCAGCCTCTATATTTGCCAGCCCCACCTCTCCCCCTGTCCTTGGGGAGTCTGTTCTGCAAG ATACTAGCTTTGACCTGAATAATGGCAGTGATGCAGAACAGGAAGAGATGGAGACTCAGGCTTCAGACTTCCCACCATCTCTGACCCAGCCAGCCCCTGACCAGTCATCCACTCTTCAGCTCCGTACAGCAGCCTCGCCAGCGGTCTCACCAACAGCCTCGCCAGCAGTCTCCCTGGCGGTTTCTCCAGCAGCCTCCCCGGAAATCTCTCCAGAAGTCTCTCCAGCAGCCTCCCCAGAAATTTCCCCAGCCATCTCCCCGGCAGCCTTCCCAACAGTCTCTCCAACTTCCTCAGCAGCCCTCCCACCCGTCTCCTCAGAAGTCTCCTTGACGGCCTCCCCAGTGACCTCCCCAAAAGCCTCCCCCGCACCTTCCCCAGCAGCTgtcttcccagcagcctccccAGCAGATAAGAATGTCAGCAGCTTCCTTGAGACAACTGCTGACCTggaagagatcactggagaaggAGTCACTCCCTCTGGTAGTG GTGATGTCCTGAGGAGACGTATTGCTACCCCAGAAGAAGTCCGTCTTCCCCTCCAACATGG GTGGCGGAGAGAGGTGCGCATCAAGAAGGGCAGCCACCGATGGCAGGGGGAGACCTGGTATTATGGCCCCTGTGGGAAGAGGATGAAACAGTTCCCAGAAGTGATCAAG TACCTGAGCCGCAATGTGGTACACAACGTCCGCCGTGAGCACTTCAGCTTCAGTCCCCGTATGCCTGTTGGTGATTTCTTTGAAGAGAGAGACACACCAGAG GGCTTGCAGTGGGTACAGCTCTCAGCAGAGGAGATCCCATCCAGGATTCAGGCAATTACTGGGAAACGGGGCCGACCTCGAAACACTGAGAAGGCCAAGACCAAGGATGTCCCCAAGGTGAAACGGGGCCGAGGTCGGCCACCCAAGGTCAAAATCACTGAGCTGTTGAATAAGACAGACAACCGCCTCCTAAAGAAACTGGAGGCCCAAG AAACACTGAATGAGGAAGATAAAGCAAAGATGAGTAAAATCAAGAAGAAGATGAAGCAGAAGGTACAACGGGGAGAGTGTCAGACTACTAACCAAGGGCAG GCCAAGAGCAAGAGGAAACAAGAGACCAAGAGCTTAAAGCAGAAGGAAGCCAAGAAGAAATCGAAG GCTGAGaaggagaaagtaaaaacaaagcaggaaaaactgaaggaaaaagtcaagagggagaagaaggagaaggtaaaaatgaaggaaaaggaggaggtggcCAAAGCCAAGCCAGCCTGTAAAGCAGATAAAGCGCTGGCCACACAGAGGCGCTTTGAGGAGCGACAGAGGCAGCAGATGATCTTGGAGGAGATGAAGAAGCCCACAGAGGACATGTGTCTGACTGACCACCAG CCCCTGCCTGACTTCTCACGCATCCCTGGTCTGATCCTGCCTAGTGGGGCCTTCTCAGACTGCTTGACCATTGTGGAGTTCCTGCACAGCTTCGGCAAGGTGCTGGGCTTTGACCCTGCCAAAGATGTACCTAGCCTGGGGGTCCTGCAGGAGGGACTCCTGTGTCAAGGCGACAGCTTGGGCGAGGTGCAAGATCTGCTGGTGCGGCTCCTGAAAGCTGCGCTCTATGATCCTGGCTTGCCTTCCTACTGTCAG TCCTTAAAGATCTTGGGGGAGAAGGTGTCCGAGATCCCACTAACAAGAGACAATGTGTCTGAGATCCTGCGCTGCTTCCTCATGGCGTATGGAGTGGAGCCAGCCCTCTGCGACAGCCTGCGCACCCAGCCTTTTCAAGCCCAGCCGCCCCAGCAGAAGGCTGCTGTCCTGGCCTTCCTTGTGCATGAGCTCAATGGCTCCACCCTCATCATCAa TGAGATTGACAAGACTCTGGAGAGTATGTCCAGCTACAGGAAAAACAAGTGGATTGTTGAAGGCCGGCTCCGGAG ATTGAAAACTGCTTTGGCCAAGCGAACTGGGCGACCTGAGGTAGAGCTGCAGGGGCCGGAGGAAGGCCTGGGGCGGAGGCGCAGTTCTCGGATCATGGAGGAGACCAGTGgcatggaagaggaagaagaggaggagactaCAGCTGCTGTCCATGGCCGTAGGGGTCGAAGAGATGGAGAG gttgaTGTCATAGCATCTAGCATCCCAGAGCTAGAGCGCCAGATAGAAAAACTCAGCAAG CGTCAGCTCTTCTTTCGCAAAAAGCTGCTTCACTCATCCCAGATGCTTCGGGCAGTCTCCTTGGGTCAGGACCGCTACAGACGCAACTACTGGGTGTTGCCCTATTTGACTGGTATCTTTGTGGAAGGAACAGAGGGGAGCTTAG tTCCTGAGGATGTGATAAAGCAGGAAACTGACTCCTTAAAAGTGGCAACCCATTCAAcacccagcccagcctccttCTCTCTGAAGAGGGAGTTAGCTGGCTCCAGCACCTCTGCCAGTTCTCCTGCCCGGGCCCGAGGCCGACCTCGGAAAACTAAGCCTGGGTCTGTGCAACCTAGGCACTTGAAATCTCCTGTCAAGAGTCAAGGTTCAGAACAGCTGCAGGTCCAGCTTCAGCCCGAGACTCAGCCCCATCCTCAGCTTCAGGCTcatgcccagccccagccccagcttcaGTCCCATCCTCACTCCCATAATGGGTTCCTAGAGCCAGAGGGCTCCCCTTTGTCTCTGGGTCAGAGCCAGCACGACCTCAGCCAGTCAGCCTTCCTGTCTTGGCTGAGCCAGACTCAGAGCCATGGCTCCCTGCTCAGTAGCTCAGTCCTCACACCTGATAGCAGCCCCGGAAAACTGGACCCAATGCCATCACGGCCCCCGGAGGAGCCAGAACCTGACGAGAGAGAAGCCAGCCCCGATTCTCAAGCTCCCTGGTTTAACTTCTCAGCCCAGATGCCCTGCAGTGCTGCCCCTACACCACCCCCTGCAGTTTCTGAGGACCAGCCCACTCCTTCCCCTCAGCTACCTGCCTCCTCCAAGCCA GTGAGTAGACCCAGTGCTGCCAACCCCTATTCTCCAGTGCAGCTCTCTTCCACCCCCTTGCTGGGCGTGGCTCCTAAAAGGCGAGGAGGAGACCCTAGAGAAACACCACAGAGCCCCACAGGGATGGGACAGCCAAAACGGAGAGGGAGACCTCCCAGTAAGTTCTTCAAACAGATGGAGCAGCGTTACCTAACGCAGCTGACAGCCCAGCCCGTCCCCCCTG AGATGCGCTCGGGCTGGTGGTGGATCCGAGATCCTGAGACGTTGGATGCCATGCTCAAGGCCCTGCACCCCCGAGGCATCCGAGAGAAGGCACTTCACAAACACCTAAACAAGCACAGGGACTTCTTACAGGAAGTCTGCCTACGGCCCTCAACTG ACCCTATCTTTGAGCCTAGTCAGCTACTTGCCTTTCAAGAAGGGATCATGAGCTGGTCCCCCAAAGAGAAGACATATGAGACAGACTTGGCCGTGCTTCAGTGGGTAGAGGAGCTGGAAGAGCGGGTTATCCTGTCTGATCTGCAGATTCGG GGCTGGACACGTCCCAGCCCAGACTCTACTCGTGAAGACTTGGCCTACTGTGAGCATCTACCTGACTCCCAGGAGGATATCACCTGGCGGGGTCGAGGCAAGGAAGGACTGGCACCCCAGCGTAAAACTACCAACCCCCTGGACCTGGCAGTGATGCGACTTGCTGCCCTGGAGCAGAATGTGGAGCGGCGGTACCTGCGGGAGCCCCTATGGCCAGCTCATGAGGTTGTGCTGGAGAAGGCCCTGATCGGCACGCCCAGTAGTGCCCCACAGTGTGCCACTACAGAGAT ATCATATGAGATCACCCCTCGCATTAGAGCCTGGCGCCAAACGCTAGAGCGGTGCTGGAGCGCGGCCCAGGTCTGCTTGTGCCTGGGCCAGCTGGAGAGGTCCATTGCCTGGGAGAAGTCTGTCAACAAAGTG ACCTGTCTAGTCTGCCGGAAGGGTGACAACGATGAGTTTCTTCTACTTTGTGATGGGTGTGACCGTGGCTGCCATATTTACTGCCTTCGGCCCAAGATGGAGGCTGTCCCAGAAGGAGACTGGTTCTGTGCTGTCTGTTTGGCCCAG CAGGTAGAGGGAGAATTGACTCAGAGGCCAGGTTTCCCAAAACGAGGCCAGAAG